Proteins from one Hydrogenivirga caldilitoris genomic window:
- a CDS encoding class I SAM-dependent methyltransferase yields the protein MAHKFNPENVHKLEDPSRLELFDPEKVLKEFGIREGLVVLDVGTGPGFYLPYLSKLVGDKGKVYAIDVQEEMIKRAKERVERDGLKNVEVLKSEETRIPLPDNSVDFIFMAFTFHELEDPKAFVEELKRVAKPFAYLAVIDWKKEERDKGPPPEEVLSEWEIGLILDDSGVKVGRVVEIGKYCFGVYAVFPQEEENPLMNVPFRIPPGMA from the coding sequence ATGGCTCACAAATTCAACCCCGAAAACGTGCATAAACTTGAGGACCCTTCAAGGCTTGAGCTCTTTGACCCAGAGAAGGTTTTAAAGGAGTTCGGTATAAGAGAAGGGTTAGTTGTACTTGACGTTGGTACCGGACCAGGATTTTATCTTCCTTACCTGTCTAAGCTCGTGGGAGATAAGGGCAAAGTCTATGCGATAGATGTTCAGGAAGAGATGATAAAGAGAGCTAAGGAGAGGGTGGAAAGAGATGGTTTAAAGAACGTAGAAGTTCTTAAGTCGGAGGAGACCAGGATACCTCTGCCCGACAACTCCGTTGATTTTATCTTTATGGCTTTTACCTTTCACGAGCTGGAAGACCCTAAAGCCTTTGTGGAAGAGCTAAAGCGGGTAGCAAAACCCTTTGCCTACCTGGCTGTAATAGACTGGAAGAAGGAAGAGAGGGATAAAGGACCTCCCCCAGAAGAGGTTCTCTCCGAATGGGAGATAGGGCTTATCTTAGATGATTCGGGGGTCAAAGTTGGTAGGGTGGTTGAGATAGGTAAATACTGCTTTGGTGTTTATGCTGTTTTCCCCCAGGAAGAGGAAAATCCCCTTATGAACGTTCCCTTCAGGATACCTCCCGGTATGGCTTGA
- a CDS encoding segregation/condensation protein A, which produces MGSLVFEEDHPFALVVPLIEEGKLDPWKVDIVELANLYIEELRKRETLDLRVPARAVVAASFLLRKKVEVIFPKPERKPRERKDYTLEEIVEMFEEESKEVEENLADNLEKVRKAFKKSSKNGGGKRKRGRIIPLHISRFEDVLKDMWEFFSNMDVGKRIEFFTFLDRVNFVPQFMALMYLYYEGKVELYQEEPYGDIMVEVREA; this is translated from the coding sequence ATGGGGAGTTTAGTATTTGAAGAGGACCATCCTTTCGCACTTGTGGTTCCGTTGATAGAAGAGGGAAAGCTTGACCCATGGAAGGTTGACATAGTTGAACTTGCCAACCTTTACATAGAGGAGCTCAGGAAGAGGGAGACCCTTGACCTTAGAGTTCCTGCGAGGGCTGTCGTTGCGGCTTCCTTTCTCCTGAGAAAGAAGGTTGAGGTTATCTTCCCAAAACCCGAAAGGAAGCCGAGGGAGAGAAAAGATTACACCCTGGAAGAAATAGTTGAGATGTTTGAAGAGGAGAGCAAGGAGGTTGAGGAAAACCTTGCTGATAACCTTGAAAAGGTCAGGAAAGCCTTTAAGAAGAGTTCTAAGAATGGTGGCGGAAAGAGGAAGAGGGGAAGGATAATACCCCTTCACATATCAAGGTTTGAAGATGTACTGAAGGATATGTGGGAGTTCTTCAGCAACATGGATGTTGGTAAGAGGATAGAGTTTTTCACCTTTCTGGACAGGGTGAACTTCGTTCCTCAATTCATGGCTCTCATGTACCTCTACTACGAGGGAAAGGTGGAACTCTATCAGGAGGAGCCTTACGGTGATATTATGGTTGAGGTCAGAGAAGCCTGA